A part of Salmo trutta chromosome 15, fSalTru1.1, whole genome shotgun sequence genomic DNA contains:
- the LOC115149387 gene encoding sorting nexin-18-like, whose amino-acid sequence MAFRARALYDFSSENLGEISITENEVVTLYSEQDIEGWLEGTNSRGETGLFPASYVEILRNESSDISSNNNGMSADQGQPDSPSSGYDSSYHSQSHSRAENIKDLTHSAYPVQTPQRHGYQTSQGSDDDWDDDWDDSSTVAAEPGTKHDNDGTSSTAYTVTTSLPGRRDSAQAKSSATIGKNLNRFSTFVKSGGEAFVLGEAAAFVKDGDKICVVMGQYGPEWQEDPYPFACSIDDPTKQTKFKGMKSYMSYRLTPSHTQSQVNRRYKHFDWLYARLVERFPVISVPHLPEKQATGRFEQDFVSKRRKGLIWWMNHMTSHPVLARCDVFQHFLTCPSTDEKTWKMGKRKAEKDELTGANFFLTISTPVVPLDLQEVENKVDGFKAFTKKMDDSCLVVNATINEFARKQITGFKKEYQKVGQSFKLLGQAFEMDQQSYSVGLNRAIAFTGEAYEAIGDYFAEQPRQDLDPISDLLDLYKGHLANYPDIIHVQKGALTKVKECQKQEGEGSTINERCNIISCATLAEIQHFHRTRVRDFKSQMQHHLQQQIIFFQKITGKLEEALQKYDEDII is encoded by the exons ATGGCGTTTAGGGCAAGAGCCTTGTACGACTTTAGTTCGGAAAATCTAGGAGAGATATCGATTACTGAGAACGAAGTTGTTACTTTATACAGCGAACAAGACATAGAGGGATGGCTAGAGGGAACAAACAGCAGAGGGGAGACTGGTCTTTTTCCAGCCTCATACGTGGAGATTCTCAGAAATGAATCATCTGACATCTCGTCCAACAATAATGGCATGTCGGCGGATCAAGGTCAACCCGACTCCCCATCAAGTGGATATGATTCATCATACCATTCCCAGTCCCACTCTCGTGCTGAGAACATTAAAGATCTGACCCACTCCGCGTATCCTGTGCAAACTCCCCAGCGCCATGGTTACCAGACCAGTCAAGGTAGTGATGACGACTGGGATGACGACTGGGATGACAGCTCTACTGTGGCGGCTGAGCCTGGAACTAAACATGACAATGATGGAACTAGTTCCACAGCATACACGGTGACTACTTCGTTGCCTGGGAGACGTGACAGTGCCCAAGCCAAAAGTTCAGCAACAATAGGTAAAAACCTCAACAGATTCTCAACCTTTGTGAAATCTGGCGGAGAGGCTTTTGTATTGGGCGAGGCGGCTGCCTTTGTTAAAGATGGGGACAAGATCTGTGTTGTCATGGGGCAGTATGGGCCAGAGTGGCAGGAAGACCCATACCCATTTGCCTGCTCCATTGATGACCCCACCAAACAGACAAAATTCAAAGGCATGAAGAGTTACATGTCATACAGACTGACTCCCTCTCATACCCAGAGCCAGGTGAATAGAAGATACAAGCACTTTGACTGGCTCTACGCTCGACTTGTGGAACGCTTCCCTGTCATCTCAGTCCCCCATCTGCCTGAGAAACAGGCCACTGGGCGCTTTGAACAGGACTTTGTCTCCAAACGCAGAAAAGGTTTGATATGGTGGATGAACCACATGACGAGCCACCCTGTCCTGGCCAGGTGTGACGTCTTCCAGCACTTCCTCACCTGCCCCAGCACAGACGAGAAGACGTGGAAGATGGGCAAGAGAAAGGCAGAGAAGGATGAGTTGACTGGCGCTAACTTCTTCCTGACCATCTCCACCCCCGTTGTTCCACTGGACCTACAAGAGGTAGAGAACAAGGTCGATGGGTTTAAAGCCTTCACCAAGAAGATGGATGACAGCTGCCTAGTGGTGAACGCCACCATCAACGAGTTCGCCCGGAAGCAGATCACCGGATTTAAGAAAGAGTATCAGAAAGTGGGTCAGTCTTTCAAACTGTTGGGCCAAGCCTTTGAGATGGACCAGCAGTCCTATTCTGTAGGACTGAACCGTGCCATAGCATTCACAGGAGAGGCCTACGAGGCTATAGGAGACTACTTTGCTGAGCAGCCCAGACAGGATTTGGACCCCATATCGGATCTGCTGGACCTGTACAAGGGACACCTGGCCAACTATCCTGATATCATCCATGTTCAGAAAG GTGCCCTTACCAAAGTGAAGGAGTGCCAGAAACAAGAAGGGGAGGGATCAACCATCAACGAGCGTTGTAACATCATTTCCTGCGCCACACTGGCTGAGATCCAGCACTTTCACCGTACACGCGTACGTGACTTCAAGAGCCAGATGCAACACCACCTCCAGCAGCAAATCATCTTCTTCCAGAAGATCACTGGGAAGCTAGAAGAGGCACTGCAGAAGTACGACGAGGATATCATATAA